The Sorangiineae bacterium MSr11367 genome window below encodes:
- a CDS encoding nitroreductase: MSGLRHTQEQKKLVSHVILTRRSVSALTEPGPTPDELTTLLRAAVSVPDHGQLRPYRFVVVRGNGRERFGDALAAAAAESRPDLAPGVLAKVKNKAFVAPALIALIASPRPGANIPEWEQVAAASCTGYAILLTAHTLGLGAIWKTSPYHDGADLRSLLALGPNERLLGWVNLGQPVRPLDNEERPDIDLKAVAAVLEESAILPFEV; this comes from the coding sequence ATGTCCGGCCTCCGTCACACGCAAGAACAGAAGAAGCTCGTAAGCCATGTCATTTTGACCCGTCGGAGCGTTTCCGCGCTCACGGAGCCAGGCCCAACGCCTGACGAGCTCACGACCTTGCTGCGGGCGGCGGTGAGCGTGCCGGACCATGGCCAGCTTCGGCCGTACCGCTTCGTGGTGGTGCGCGGCAACGGGCGTGAGCGCTTCGGCGATGCGCTGGCCGCGGCCGCCGCCGAGAGCCGCCCCGACCTCGCGCCGGGCGTGCTGGCCAAGGTGAAGAACAAGGCCTTCGTGGCGCCCGCGCTCATCGCGTTGATCGCGTCGCCGCGCCCGGGGGCGAACATCCCCGAGTGGGAGCAGGTCGCCGCCGCATCGTGCACCGGCTACGCGATTCTTCTCACCGCCCACACGCTGGGCCTCGGGGCCATCTGGAAGACGTCGCCGTACCACGACGGGGCCGACCTTCGCTCCCTCCTGGCGTTGGGGCCGAACGAACGGCTCCTCGGTTGGGTCAACCTCGGCCAGCCCGTGCGTCCGCTCGACAACGAAGAGCGCCCGGACATCGACCTGAAGGCCGTGGCGGCTGTTCTTGAAGAGTCAGCCATCTTGCCATTTGAGGTGTAA
- the sdhA gene encoding succinate dehydrogenase flavoprotein subunit — MASKSILKSESNKVRRVIVVGGGLAGLTTVIKLCEAGVPVDLFSLVPVKRSHSVCAQGGINASVNTKGEGDSPQVHLEETVYGGDFLANQPPVKGMAEAAPGIVFMLDRMGVPFNRTPEGLLDFRRFGGTLFHRTAFAGATTGQQLLYALDEQVRRYETIDVEDERGVVVRGEKMVRKFEWYDFLSVVLDDAGIARGIVAQDVKTMEIEAFPGDAVCLATGGPGIVFGRSTNSVINTGTAASSVYQQGACYANGECIQVHPTAIPGADKLRLISESARGEGGRVWVPRDPNETRRGRDVPEKDREYFLEEKYPGYGNLVPRDIASRELFLKCFHEKRGIFNQGSKKNENEVYLDLTHLPRETLEKKLSGILEIYEKFVGEDPYTNPMRVFPAVHYSMGGLWVDFERSASGSLVLGSPRNQATNIEGLYAAGEVDYQYHGANRLGANSLLSCIYGGMVAGPAIATYRKNLAKSSFDLGDNIFKQARKREEQNYERILKMDGKENPYRLHEELGEMMLRDVTIERHNATLDKVIGKIDELEDRARKCGVTDKAPHANQGAPFIRHLFNMIVIARVIAVGARRRDESRGAHFKPEFRDRNDADWLKTTLALHKPGVGGGNHGIEYVSSLDYSINGKPMHATNQVDTSLVKPRARKYETAGAAAATATAQAATKTEKKAEEATQ, encoded by the coding sequence ATGGCAAGTAAGAGCATCCTCAAGAGCGAGTCGAACAAGGTGCGGCGGGTGATCGTCGTCGGGGGCGGACTGGCAGGGCTCACCACGGTCATCAAGTTGTGCGAAGCGGGCGTTCCCGTCGATCTGTTCTCGCTGGTGCCGGTCAAACGATCGCACTCGGTGTGCGCGCAAGGCGGCATCAACGCCAGCGTGAACACCAAGGGCGAGGGCGACTCGCCCCAAGTGCACCTCGAGGAGACGGTCTACGGCGGCGACTTCCTCGCGAACCAGCCCCCCGTCAAAGGCATGGCGGAAGCGGCCCCCGGCATCGTCTTCATGCTCGATCGCATGGGCGTGCCCTTCAACCGCACCCCCGAAGGCCTGCTCGACTTCCGCCGCTTCGGCGGGACGCTCTTTCACCGCACCGCCTTCGCCGGCGCCACCACCGGCCAGCAGCTGCTCTACGCACTCGACGAGCAAGTGCGCCGCTACGAGACCATCGACGTCGAGGACGAACGCGGCGTGGTCGTGCGCGGCGAGAAGATGGTGCGAAAGTTCGAGTGGTACGACTTCCTCTCGGTGGTGCTCGACGACGCAGGCATCGCCCGCGGCATCGTCGCCCAAGACGTCAAGACGATGGAAATCGAGGCTTTCCCCGGCGATGCGGTGTGCCTCGCCACCGGCGGACCCGGCATCGTGTTCGGGCGCTCCACCAACAGCGTCATCAACACCGGCACGGCGGCGAGCTCGGTGTACCAGCAGGGCGCGTGCTACGCGAACGGCGAGTGCATCCAGGTGCACCCCACGGCCATCCCGGGCGCGGACAAGCTCCGCCTCATCTCGGAGAGCGCCCGCGGTGAGGGCGGACGCGTCTGGGTCCCGCGCGACCCGAACGAGACGCGACGCGGCCGCGACGTGCCGGAGAAAGATCGCGAGTACTTCCTCGAGGAGAAGTACCCCGGTTACGGCAACCTGGTCCCGCGCGACATCGCCAGCCGCGAGCTCTTTTTGAAGTGCTTCCACGAGAAGCGCGGCATCTTCAACCAGGGGAGCAAGAAGAACGAGAACGAGGTCTACCTCGACCTGACGCACCTCCCGCGCGAGACCCTGGAGAAGAAGCTCTCGGGCATCCTGGAGATCTACGAGAAGTTCGTGGGCGAGGACCCGTACACGAACCCGATGCGCGTCTTCCCCGCCGTGCACTATTCGATGGGCGGCCTGTGGGTCGACTTCGAGCGCTCGGCCAGCGGCTCGTTGGTCCTGGGCTCGCCGCGCAACCAGGCGACGAACATCGAGGGCCTCTACGCCGCCGGCGAGGTGGACTACCAGTACCACGGCGCCAACCGCCTCGGGGCGAACTCGCTTTTGAGCTGCATCTACGGCGGCATGGTCGCCGGCCCGGCCATCGCGACGTACCGGAAGAACCTGGCGAAGAGCTCCTTCGACTTGGGGGACAACATCTTCAAGCAGGCGCGCAAGCGCGAAGAACAGAACTACGAGCGCATCCTCAAGATGGACGGGAAAGAGAACCCGTACCGCCTGCACGAGGAGCTCGGCGAGATGATGTTGCGCGACGTGACCATCGAGCGCCACAACGCCACCTTGGACAAGGTCATCGGGAAAATCGACGAGCTCGAGGATCGCGCACGCAAGTGCGGCGTGACCGACAAGGCACCCCACGCCAACCAAGGCGCGCCGTTCATCCGGCACCTGTTCAACATGATCGTGATCGCGCGTGTGATCGCGGTGGGCGCGCGCCGGCGCGACGAGTCGCGCGGTGCGCACTTCAAGCCGGAGTTCCGCGACCGCAACGATGCCGATTGGCTGAAGACCACGTTGGCGCTGCACAAGCCCGGCGTGGGCGGAGGCAACCACGGCATCGAGTACGTGTCGTCGCTCGATTATTCGATCAACGGCAAGCCGATGCACGCGACGAATCAAGTGGATACGAGTTTGGTGAAGCCGCGCGCGCGCAAGTACGAAACGGCGGGTGCGGCAGCGGCCACGGCGACCGCGCAAGCGGCGACCAAGACCGAAAAGAAGGCAGAGGAGGCCACGCAGTGA
- the sdhB gene encoding succinate dehydrogenase iron-sulfur subunit → MRILRQDGPTRRDTRRWEEFEISWKPQMNIISALMEIRKHPVTTDGKETTPVVWESVCLEEVCGSCTMIINGRVRQSCTALIDTLLQAGETITLEPMTKFPLVRDLLVDRSRMFNDLKRVKAWVLLDGTHELGPGPRQSQETQEEAYPLSRCMTCGCCLEACPQVNDSSDFIGPAAINQVRLFNLHPSGKMHAAERIEALMGPDGVAGCGKAQNCVEVCPKEIPLVDSIAVVSRQATKHMLFRWLLK, encoded by the coding sequence CTGCGGATTTTGCGACAAGACGGCCCCACGCGCCGGGATACGCGGCGTTGGGAGGAATTCGAGATCAGCTGGAAGCCGCAGATGAACATCATCAGCGCGCTGATGGAGATCCGGAAACACCCCGTCACCACCGATGGCAAGGAGACGACCCCGGTGGTCTGGGAGTCCGTGTGCCTCGAAGAGGTGTGCGGCTCCTGCACCATGATCATCAACGGGCGCGTGCGCCAATCGTGCACGGCATTGATCGACACGCTGCTGCAGGCCGGCGAGACGATCACCCTGGAGCCGATGACCAAGTTCCCGCTGGTGCGCGATCTCTTGGTCGACCGCTCGCGCATGTTCAACGACTTGAAGCGCGTGAAGGCATGGGTGCTCCTCGACGGCACGCACGAGCTCGGACCTGGGCCCCGGCAGTCGCAGGAGACACAGGAAGAGGCCTACCCGCTGTCGCGCTGCATGACGTGCGGCTGCTGCTTGGAGGCGTGCCCGCAGGTGAACGACTCGTCGGACTTCATCGGTCCGGCCGCGATCAACCAGGTGCGCTTGTTCAACCTGCACCCGAGCGGAAAGATGCACGCGGCCGAGCGCATCGAGGCCCTCATGGGCCCCGACGGCGTGGCCGGTTGCGGCAAGGCGCAAAATTGCGTCGAGGTTTGCCCGAAGGAGATCCCGCTGGTCGACTCCATCGCGGTGGTTTCGCGGCAGGCCACGAAGCACATGTTGTTTCGCTGGCTGCTGAAGTAA
- a CDS encoding DUF4394 domain-containing protein — protein MNFKQSRNGVLALAALASTVSAFAFAACSSDDTSTPAPKDAAVDTTTPVPDGGGSDADAGPAPRTVYAVDDANQLLKFTSTAPASVSKSTISGAPGVLGIDFRPATGDLYALGNNGTIYTLDKNTGVATAVVGDAGTPTFPVTLDPAATSFGFDFNPAADRIRVHANTGQNLRLHPANGQAVNATGDGTLTYEDGGTVKIVGSAYTNSVNPKPTATALYGIESDSNQLLAFANLDGGVVGGFARARSVGGLGVDVDTVGGFDIYGGQGGGDGGPTVNLPIEAYAALRVGTATNLYRVDLQSGTATAIGAIGHDRPLRGIAVQP, from the coding sequence ATGAACTTCAAGCAGAGTCGCAACGGCGTTCTTGCGCTTGCCGCGCTTGCATCCACGGTAAGTGCTTTTGCATTCGCAGCATGCTCCTCCGATGACACGTCCACGCCGGCGCCCAAAGACGCCGCCGTGGACACGACCACACCGGTGCCGGATGGCGGCGGGAGCGACGCCGACGCGGGCCCGGCGCCGCGGACCGTCTACGCCGTGGACGATGCGAATCAATTGCTGAAATTCACCAGCACGGCGCCGGCCTCGGTCAGCAAGTCCACGATCTCGGGCGCGCCCGGTGTGCTCGGGATCGATTTCCGTCCGGCAACCGGCGACCTTTACGCGCTCGGCAACAACGGAACGATTTACACCCTCGACAAGAACACCGGGGTGGCCACTGCCGTGGTGGGGGATGCTGGGACGCCTACGTTTCCGGTGACGCTCGATCCTGCGGCCACCTCGTTCGGCTTCGACTTCAACCCAGCCGCGGATCGCATCCGCGTCCACGCCAACACCGGACAGAACCTACGGCTTCATCCGGCCAACGGCCAGGCCGTCAATGCCACCGGCGACGGGACCCTCACCTACGAGGACGGCGGAACGGTGAAGATCGTGGGCTCGGCGTACACGAACAGCGTCAACCCGAAGCCCACCGCCACGGCCTTGTATGGCATCGAGTCGGACTCCAATCAGCTGCTCGCCTTCGCCAACCTCGACGGCGGTGTCGTCGGCGGCTTTGCGCGGGCGCGATCCGTGGGCGGTCTCGGCGTCGACGTGGACACCGTCGGTGGCTTCGACATCTACGGCGGGCAAGGCGGCGGCGACGGAGGCCCCACGGTGAATCTGCCCATCGAAGCCTATGCCGCCCTGCGCGTGGGCACCGCGACGAACCTTTACCGTGTCGACCTTCAAAGCGGCACCGCCACCGCCATCGGAGCGATCGGCCACGACCGCCCCCTGCGCGGAATCGCCGTTCAACCCTAG
- a CDS encoding M23 family metallopeptidase: protein MERRFFADASIRPRSFFTSICSVAFLALVVGTAGGCSSSDDRASAEEGEVEAAEDEIQIGDPHGDHDGDGAAEEGDTVTEEAADEEVNADEDAVDIAAVAAARVASPVPGKKVTYAYGIKNPRYAAGYHTGQDYAAATGTKVVAVRAGKIRWSNSKGGAYGNWIGLDADNGRTYVYCHLSSRSVAAGATIKAGQQLGKVGATGNVTGPHLHFEDHPKGPFKYAQVRKPAW from the coding sequence ATGGAACGACGATTCTTTGCCGACGCTTCGATTCGCCCCCGCTCCTTCTTCACCTCCATCTGCTCGGTGGCATTCCTTGCACTCGTCGTGGGAACTGCCGGTGGCTGCTCTTCGTCCGATGACCGTGCCTCCGCGGAGGAGGGTGAGGTCGAGGCGGCCGAGGACGAGATTCAAATTGGCGATCCCCACGGTGACCACGATGGCGATGGCGCTGCCGAAGAAGGCGACACCGTCACCGAGGAAGCCGCGGACGAAGAAGTCAACGCCGACGAAGACGCCGTCGACATCGCCGCCGTCGCGGCCGCGCGCGTGGCCTCGCCGGTTCCTGGCAAGAAGGTCACCTACGCCTACGGCATCAAGAATCCGCGTTACGCCGCCGGCTACCACACGGGCCAAGATTACGCGGCCGCCACCGGCACCAAGGTCGTCGCCGTGCGCGCCGGCAAGATCCGCTGGTCCAACAGCAAGGGCGGCGCGTACGGCAACTGGATCGGCCTCGACGCCGACAACGGCCGCACCTACGTCTACTGCCATCTCTCGAGCCGCAGCGTTGCCGCGGGCGCCACCATCAAAGCCGGCCAGCAGCTCGGCAAAGTGGGCGCCACGGGCAACGTGACCGGCCCGCACCTGCACTTCGAGGATCACCCGAAGGGTCCCTTCAAGTACGCGCAGGTCCGCAAGCCAGCGTGGTAA
- a CDS encoding S8 family peptidase, which translates to MLGAAGCASDEEPAPGAHEQSLDARGTILGAEGDIVPERYIVTLRDDIGGALSAVVDDLLVQYGGRIGIRYTHVLKGFSIEMPESAARALATNPLVKSVAHVHVGHAVGTQQNPPWGLDRSDQKDLPLSNSYTYPDSGGQGVTAYLVDTGVTRSHPDFENRVTSGYDFVDNDAEAQDGHGHGTHTAGTVLGKTYGVAKKAKGVALRVLGNDGRGTTEQSLNAFDWVIEHAQKPAVLNYSVGFGDGDSAIDAAARKVWQAGIVFVAAAGNDNQDACSQFSPARVTDLITVGATTKSDSRARPQDWNFVNGSNFGACLDIFAPGTGTVSASSNGSGTATMNGTSMATPHVTGAAALYLVANPNATPQQVRDALVSNATAKVTNAGANTTTKLLYVGFIP; encoded by the coding sequence ATGCTCGGAGCCGCAGGCTGCGCGAGCGACGAGGAGCCGGCGCCGGGCGCCCACGAGCAATCGCTGGACGCACGGGGCACGATTCTCGGCGCCGAAGGTGACATCGTTCCCGAGCGGTACATCGTAACGTTGCGCGACGACATTGGCGGTGCACTGTCGGCGGTGGTGGACGATCTCTTGGTCCAATACGGCGGGCGCATTGGCATTCGCTATACCCACGTGCTCAAGGGATTCTCCATCGAAATGCCGGAAAGCGCGGCGCGTGCGCTCGCCACGAATCCGTTGGTGAAATCCGTCGCGCACGTGCACGTCGGGCACGCGGTCGGAACGCAGCAAAATCCGCCGTGGGGCCTCGATCGCAGCGACCAGAAGGACCTGCCTCTGAGCAATTCGTATACGTACCCGGACAGTGGCGGGCAGGGGGTAACGGCCTATCTGGTCGATACGGGCGTGACGCGGAGCCATCCGGACTTCGAAAATCGGGTCACGTCTGGGTACGACTTCGTCGACAATGACGCCGAGGCCCAAGATGGCCATGGCCACGGAACCCACACGGCCGGTACCGTACTCGGCAAGACGTACGGCGTCGCGAAAAAGGCCAAAGGCGTGGCGCTTCGCGTGCTCGGCAATGACGGCCGGGGCACCACCGAGCAAAGCTTGAATGCCTTCGACTGGGTCATCGAGCATGCGCAAAAGCCCGCAGTGCTCAATTACAGCGTCGGATTCGGCGACGGCGATTCCGCCATCGATGCCGCGGCGCGCAAGGTCTGGCAGGCGGGCATCGTCTTCGTGGCGGCCGCCGGAAACGACAACCAGGACGCGTGCAGCCAGTTTTCGCCGGCCCGCGTGACGGATCTCATCACCGTGGGTGCCACCACCAAGAGCGATAGCCGGGCCCGCCCCCAAGATTGGAACTTCGTGAACGGCAGCAACTTCGGTGCATGCTTGGATATCTTCGCACCGGGCACAGGCACCGTTTCGGCCTCGTCGAATGGCAGTGGGACGGCCACCATGAACGGTACCTCCATGGCCACGCCCCACGTCACCGGCGCCGCCGCGCTCTACCTCGTGGCCAATCCGAATGCCACGCCGCAGCAAGTTCGCGATGCCCTGGTGAGCAATGCGACCGCCAAGGTCACCAACGCTGGCGCGAACACCACGACCAAACTCCTCTACGTGGGATTCATCCCGTAA